Proteins from one Aureimonas sp. SA4125 genomic window:
- a CDS encoding valine--tRNA ligase, producing the protein MIEKTYDAASLEPRIAERWEAADAFRAGAGAKPGAEPYSIVIPPPNVTGSLHIGHALNNTLQDVLVRFERMRGKNVLWQPGMDHAGIATQMVVERQLKDRKEPGRRDMGREAFVERIWQWKDESGGTILGQLRRLGASCDWSRERFTMDDGMSEAVRTLFVDLYRKGLIYKDKRLVNWDPKLLTAISDLEVEQVEMKGHLWHFRYPIDGRVFDPEDATTFITVATTRPETMLGDTGVAVNGEDERYQALIGKNVRLPLVGRLIPIFADAYADPEAGSGAVKITPAHDFNDFEVGKRQDLPKINIMTIEAAITLAENEDFLAGLAPSTELAETIAALHGLDRFAARAAIVEMMEAGGYLARIEDHPHTVPHGDRGGVPIEPFLTDQWYVDAATMAKPAIASVREGRTNFVPKNWEKTYFDWMENIQPWCISRQLWWGHQIPAWYGQDGEIFVAKTEEEAVAAALAHYVTNGTIDDAEARAMAEDPERRANLITRDEDVLDTWFSSALWPFSTMGWPDKTPELATYYPTSALVTGFDIIFFWVARMMMMGLHVMGEEPFHTVYVHALVRDKNGAKMSKSKGNVIDPIELFDEFGADAVRFTLAIMAAQGRDVKLDTQRIAGYRNFGTKLWNATRFAGMNGAEHGAAIDPDALTLQLNRWLLTELSRTIAETEKAIEGYRFNEAAGALYRFVWNNFCDWYLELTKPVFLGDNEAEKAETRRVTGFALDRIFALLHPFMPFLTEELWDLTAPKSHPRGSLLCHADWPSFAFEDTEAADDINWLIALVNEIRSVRTEMNVPPAAEAAFVAVQPDPLLVARLGRHDASLKRLARLKTIDTAETAPAQAAQILVGGAAFALPLEGMIDLAAEELRLTKAKAKAEEEVARIDKKLGNQKFVANAPPEVVEQEREKRDAYLAEAQKLAAALALLRP; encoded by the coding sequence ATGATCGAGAAGACCTACGACGCCGCCAGCCTCGAGCCGCGCATCGCCGAGCGCTGGGAAGCGGCCGATGCTTTCCGTGCCGGCGCCGGAGCCAAGCCGGGCGCCGAGCCCTATTCGATCGTCATCCCGCCGCCGAACGTCACCGGCTCTCTCCACATCGGCCACGCGCTCAACAACACGCTGCAGGACGTGCTCGTCCGCTTCGAGCGCATGCGCGGCAAGAACGTCCTGTGGCAGCCGGGCATGGACCATGCCGGCATCGCCACGCAGATGGTCGTCGAGCGGCAGCTGAAGGACCGCAAGGAGCCGGGCCGTCGCGACATGGGGCGCGAGGCCTTCGTCGAGCGGATCTGGCAATGGAAGGACGAATCGGGCGGCACCATCCTCGGCCAGCTGCGCCGGCTCGGGGCCTCCTGCGACTGGTCGCGCGAGCGTTTCACCATGGACGACGGCATGTCCGAGGCGGTCCGCACCCTGTTCGTCGACCTCTACCGGAAGGGCCTGATCTACAAGGACAAGCGGCTGGTCAACTGGGACCCGAAACTGCTGACGGCGATCTCCGACCTGGAGGTCGAGCAGGTCGAAATGAAGGGCCATCTCTGGCACTTCCGCTATCCCATCGACGGCAGGGTCTTCGATCCCGAGGACGCCACGACCTTCATCACCGTCGCGACCACGCGGCCGGAGACGATGCTGGGCGACACCGGCGTCGCGGTGAACGGCGAGGACGAGCGCTACCAGGCCCTGATCGGGAAGAACGTCCGCCTGCCGCTCGTCGGCCGCCTGATTCCGATCTTCGCCGACGCCTATGCCGATCCGGAGGCGGGCTCGGGCGCGGTGAAGATCACCCCGGCGCACGATTTCAACGATTTCGAGGTCGGCAAGCGCCAGGACCTGCCGAAGATCAACATCATGACCATCGAGGCGGCAATCACGCTGGCCGAGAACGAGGATTTCCTCGCCGGCCTGGCGCCGTCGACCGAGCTCGCCGAAACGATCGCCGCCCTGCACGGGCTCGATCGTTTCGCAGCGCGCGCGGCGATCGTCGAGATGATGGAGGCGGGCGGTTACCTCGCCCGCATCGAGGACCATCCACACACCGTGCCGCACGGCGATCGCGGCGGCGTGCCGATCGAGCCCTTCCTCACCGACCAGTGGTATGTCGACGCTGCGACGATGGCCAAGCCTGCCATCGCCAGCGTGCGCGAGGGTCGGACAAATTTCGTCCCGAAGAACTGGGAAAAGACCTATTTCGACTGGATGGAGAACATCCAGCCCTGGTGTATCTCGCGCCAGCTCTGGTGGGGCCACCAGATCCCGGCCTGGTACGGCCAGGACGGCGAGATCTTCGTCGCCAAGACGGAGGAGGAAGCGGTCGCCGCCGCGCTCGCCCACTACGTCACCAACGGCACCATCGACGACGCCGAGGCGCGGGCCATGGCCGAGGATCCCGAGCGGCGCGCCAACCTCATCACCCGCGACGAGGACGTGCTCGACACCTGGTTCTCCTCCGCCCTTTGGCCCTTCTCGACCATGGGATGGCCTGACAAGACGCCGGAACTCGCCACCTACTACCCGACCTCGGCGCTCGTCACCGGTTTCGACATCATCTTCTTCTGGGTCGCCCGGATGATGATGATGGGCCTGCACGTGATGGGCGAGGAGCCGTTCCACACGGTCTATGTCCATGCCCTCGTCCGCGACAAGAACGGGGCCAAGATGTCGAAGTCGAAGGGCAACGTCATCGATCCGATCGAGCTCTTCGACGAGTTCGGCGCCGATGCCGTGCGCTTCACCCTGGCGATCATGGCGGCGCAGGGACGCGACGTGAAGCTCGATACCCAGCGCATCGCCGGCTACCGCAATTTCGGCACCAAGCTCTGGAACGCCACGCGCTTCGCCGGCATGAACGGCGCCGAGCACGGCGCCGCGATCGATCCCGATGCGCTGACGCTGCAGCTGAACCGGTGGCTCCTCACCGAGCTGTCGCGCACCATTGCCGAGACGGAAAAGGCGATCGAGGGCTACCGCTTCAACGAGGCTGCGGGCGCGCTGTACCGGTTTGTCTGGAACAATTTCTGCGACTGGTACCTGGAACTCACCAAGCCGGTCTTCCTCGGCGACAACGAGGCGGAGAAGGCCGAGACGCGCCGGGTCACCGGGTTTGCCCTCGACCGGATCTTTGCGCTGCTGCACCCCTTCATGCCGTTCCTGACCGAGGAGCTATGGGATCTGACGGCGCCCAAGTCGCATCCGCGCGGAAGCCTGCTCTGTCACGCCGACTGGCCGTCCTTCGCCTTCGAGGACACGGAGGCGGCCGACGACATCAACTGGTTGATCGCGCTCGTCAACGAGATCCGCTCCGTGCGCACGGAAATGAATGTGCCGCCGGCAGCCGAGGCGGCGTTCGTCGCGGTCCAGCCCGATCCGCTCCTGGTCGCGCGGCTGGGGCGCCACGATGCCTCGCTGAAGCGGCTGGCGCGGCTGAAGACGATCGACACGGCCGAAACGGCCCCGGCCCAGGCGGCGCAGATCCTCGTCGGCGGCGCCGCCTTCGCCTTGCCGCTGGAAGGCATGATCGATCTGGCCGCTGAAGAGCTGCGGCTGACCAAGGCCAAGGCAAAGGCCGAAGAAGAGGTTGCCCGGATCGACAAGAAGCTCGGCAACCAGAAGTTCGTCGCCAATGCACCGCCCGAGGTTGTCGAGCAGGAGCGCGAGAAGCGCGATGCCTATCTCGCCGAGGCGCAGAAGCTCGCAGCGGCTTTGGCGCTCCTGCGTCCATGA
- a CDS encoding outer membrane protein transport protein, protein MKRITNYVLAGTAFALLSASSAQAGGFQRGTADTDILFEKGTFSSRFGYTYVNPNRGFSSINGVEGDYGNYTGIYNIPSAAVAFGNEDFGCAGTYTIPFAAEADYDGSPGGSLPRQVSSTTSTSNADRLNFGTAASTSRTLGTEFSTDEFGATCRISYSTENSRFSLLGGVFVEDFRFDGQSIGARNLNPAFQASGPLGQALVAGLGGAQLTLPTTIDVDSGSDYSAGYRIGLAYEMPEIALRAQIMYRSEVKHEGIEGTGTVTVSDSAYVTLPNGATTSVPTAFAPTVAAALRGLGLGVGTVIPVTSYLSDSISPASLTISAQTGIAAGTLLLGSFRWTDWSTNNSVVSTIELPDGSISSSYAPYNWKDGYTASIGIGRAFNEQISGVVSLGYDSGVSTGSETTYTDLYTLSGGVSIKPENWAEIRFGALIGYWTSGDQTISDGAYFNATVDDTFVYAGSASLKLSF, encoded by the coding sequence ATGAAGCGGATTACGAACTACGTCCTGGCAGGTACCGCATTCGCGCTGCTGTCGGCGTCCTCGGCCCAGGCCGGTGGTTTTCAGCGCGGCACCGCCGACACCGATATCCTCTTTGAAAAGGGGACCTTCTCGTCGCGCTTCGGCTACACCTACGTCAATCCGAACCGCGGCTTCTCGTCCATCAATGGCGTCGAGGGCGACTACGGGAACTATACCGGGATCTACAACATCCCGAGCGCCGCCGTCGCCTTCGGCAACGAGGACTTCGGTTGCGCCGGCACCTATACCATCCCGTTCGCGGCTGAGGCCGACTACGACGGCTCGCCGGGTGGCTCGCTGCCGAGGCAGGTCAGTTCGACCACCTCGACGTCGAATGCCGACCGCCTGAATTTCGGCACGGCCGCAAGCACATCGCGCACGCTTGGAACCGAGTTCTCGACGGACGAGTTCGGCGCGACCTGCCGCATCAGCTACTCGACCGAGAACAGCCGTTTCAGCCTGCTCGGCGGCGTCTTCGTCGAGGACTTCCGCTTCGACGGCCAGAGCATCGGCGCCCGCAATCTCAATCCTGCGTTTCAGGCGTCTGGTCCCTTGGGACAGGCCCTGGTCGCCGGACTTGGCGGTGCGCAGCTGACGCTTCCGACCACGATCGATGTCGACAGCGGCTCCGACTACAGCGCCGGCTATCGCATCGGTCTGGCCTATGAGATGCCGGAGATCGCGCTGCGGGCGCAGATCATGTACCGCTCCGAAGTCAAACACGAGGGTATCGAGGGCACCGGCACCGTGACGGTCAGCGACTCGGCCTATGTCACGCTTCCCAACGGCGCGACCACGAGCGTCCCCACGGCCTTTGCCCCGACGGTCGCCGCGGCACTGCGTGGGCTTGGCCTCGGCGTCGGTACGGTCATTCCCGTGACCTCCTATCTCAGCGACTCGATCAGCCCGGCGTCGCTCACAATCTCGGCGCAGACAGGAATCGCGGCCGGAACCTTGCTCCTCGGCTCGTTCCGCTGGACCGATTGGAGCACCAACAACTCCGTCGTGTCGACAATCGAGCTGCCGGACGGGTCGATCTCGTCGAGCTACGCGCCCTACAACTGGAAGGACGGGTATACCGCGAGCATCGGCATCGGCCGGGCGTTCAACGAGCAGATCTCGGGCGTGGTGTCGCTCGGATACGACAGCGGCGTCTCCACGGGCTCCGAGACCACCTATACGGACCTGTACACCCTCTCGGGCGGCGTCTCGATCAAGCCGGAGAACTGGGCTGAAATTCGCTTCGGTGCCTTGATCGGCTACTGGACGAGCGGCGACCAGACCATCAGCGACGGTGCCTATTTCAACGCGACGGTCGACGACACCTTCGTTTATGCCGGCAGCGCTTCGCTGAAGCTTTCCTTTTAA
- the ilvD gene encoding dihydroxy-acid dehydratase — protein MIFDKSRLPSRHVTEGPSRAPHRSYLYAMGLSRDEIHRPLVGVASCWNEAAPCNISLMHQAQFVKKGVTAAGGTPREFCTITVTDGIAMGHQGMKASLVSREVIADSVELTMRGHCYDAIVGLAGCDKSLPGMMMAMVRLNVPSIFIYGGSILPGTFRGRPVTVQDVFEAVGQHSVGALDDAGLDEIEQVACPGAGSCGAQFTANTMATVAEAIGLALPYSCGAPAPYEIRDQLNYAAGEKVMELIAGNIRPRDIVTRKALENAAAVVAASGGSTNAALHLPAIAHECGIEFDLFDVAEIFRRTPYIADLKPGGKYVAKDMFEAGGIPLLMKTLFDKGFLHGDCMTVTGRTLAENMERIAWNPDQDVVYPADKPITVTGGVVGLKGNLAPDGAIVKVAGMSNLTFSGPAHCFDSEEACFEAVSTKAYAEGDVFVIRYEGPRGGPGMREMLSTTAALYGQGMGDKVALITDGRFSGATRGFCVGHVGPEAAVGGPIALLRDGDIIDLDAIAGTLSVRLSEAELAERLSAWRPRETDYASGAIWKYAQQVGSARKGAVTHPGGAMEKHCYADV, from the coding sequence GTGATTTTCGACAAGAGCAGATTGCCTAGCCGTCACGTCACGGAGGGTCCCTCGCGGGCTCCGCACCGGTCGTACCTCTATGCCATGGGCTTGTCGCGCGACGAGATCCATCGACCGCTAGTCGGTGTCGCCAGCTGCTGGAACGAGGCGGCACCGTGCAATATCTCGCTGATGCATCAGGCGCAGTTCGTGAAGAAGGGCGTGACGGCTGCCGGCGGAACGCCGCGCGAATTCTGCACCATCACGGTGACGGACGGCATCGCCATGGGCCATCAGGGCATGAAGGCCTCGCTGGTGTCGCGCGAGGTCATCGCCGATTCGGTCGAGCTGACCATGCGCGGCCATTGCTATGATGCCATCGTCGGCCTTGCCGGCTGCGACAAGTCGCTTCCCGGCATGATGATGGCGATGGTCCGCCTCAACGTGCCGTCGATCTTCATCTATGGCGGCTCGATTCTCCCCGGCACCTTCCGCGGTCGTCCCGTGACGGTTCAGGACGTGTTCGAGGCGGTCGGCCAGCATTCGGTTGGCGCGCTCGACGATGCGGGTCTCGACGAGATCGAGCAGGTCGCCTGTCCGGGCGCGGGTTCCTGCGGCGCCCAGTTCACCGCCAACACGATGGCCACGGTCGCCGAGGCCATCGGCCTCGCGCTGCCCTATTCCTGCGGTGCGCCGGCACCCTACGAGATCCGTGACCAGCTCAATTATGCCGCCGGCGAGAAGGTGATGGAGCTCATCGCCGGCAATATCCGGCCTCGCGATATTGTGACCCGCAAGGCGCTGGAGAATGCGGCCGCCGTCGTCGCGGCATCCGGCGGATCTACCAATGCGGCCCTGCACTTGCCGGCGATCGCGCACGAGTGCGGTATCGAATTCGATCTTTTCGATGTGGCTGAAATCTTCAGGCGCACTCCCTACATCGCTGACCTGAAGCCGGGCGGCAAATACGTCGCCAAGGACATGTTCGAGGCGGGAGGGATCCCGTTGCTCATGAAGACGCTGTTCGACAAGGGATTTCTCCACGGGGATTGCATGACGGTGACCGGCCGGACTCTGGCCGAGAACATGGAGAGAATCGCCTGGAATCCGGATCAGGACGTCGTCTACCCCGCTGACAAGCCGATCACCGTCACCGGCGGCGTCGTCGGGCTGAAGGGCAACCTCGCCCCCGACGGTGCCATCGTGAAGGTCGCCGGGATGAGCAATCTGACCTTTTCCGGACCGGCGCACTGCTTCGATTCGGAAGAGGCCTGCTTCGAGGCGGTGTCGACGAAGGCCTATGCGGAGGGCGACGTCTTCGTCATCCGCTACGAGGGACCGCGCGGCGGTCCCGGCATGCGCGAGATGCTGTCGACGACGGCCGCGCTCTACGGGCAGGGCATGGGCGACAAGGTGGCCCTGATCACCGACGGCCGCTTTTCCGGCGCGACACGCGGCTTCTGCGTCGGGCATGTCGGTCCGGAAGCGGCGGTCGGCGGGCCGATCGCCCTGCTGCGCGACGGCGACATCATCGATCTCGATGCCATCGCGGGAACGTTGTCCGTCCGCCTGTCGGAGGCGGAGCTTGCGGAGCGCTTGTCAGCCTGGCGGCCGCGGGAGACGGATTACGCCTCCGGCGCGATCTGGAAATACGCACAGCAGGTAGGATCGGCCCGCAAGGGCGCGGTGACCCATCCGGGCGGCGCGATGGAAAAGCATTGCTATGCAGATGTTTGA
- a CDS encoding tetratricopeptide repeat protein, producing MVTPEAGPMELFSLGFRAYKRGEKAEALEALRYAADKGHPGARWKLGRMYAEGDGVAKNDYEAFKIFGQIINTEQDDTSNSPNAAYVASSVTALGDYMRTGIPGSPVTVDLSQARQLYFHAASIFGDPRAQFELGRMLLNGEGGRANARQAARWLKLAAEKGNVGAEALLGYLLFDGEKIGLRPEPVRGLAMLTIAAKKAGNLDQTWIRPLQEEAFSLTNEADRRTALAYAESKGAVLAGN from the coding sequence ATGGTAACGCCCGAGGCAGGGCCGATGGAACTCTTCAGCCTCGGCTTCAGAGCCTATAAGCGCGGCGAAAAGGCCGAGGCGCTTGAAGCGCTGCGCTACGCGGCCGACAAGGGACATCCCGGAGCCCGATGGAAGCTCGGCCGCATGTATGCCGAAGGCGACGGCGTGGCCAAGAACGACTACGAGGCGTTCAAGATCTTCGGCCAGATCATCAACACCGAGCAGGACGACACCTCGAACTCGCCGAACGCCGCCTATGTCGCCAGTTCCGTCACCGCCCTTGGCGACTACATGCGCACGGGCATTCCAGGCTCGCCGGTCACGGTCGACCTGTCTCAGGCGCGTCAGCTGTATTTCCACGCGGCCTCGATCTTCGGCGATCCCCGTGCCCAGTTCGAGCTCGGACGCATGCTTTTGAACGGCGAAGGCGGCCGGGCCAACGCACGGCAGGCGGCGCGCTGGCTGAAGCTCGCGGCGGAGAAAGGCAATGTCGGCGCCGAGGCACTGCTCGGCTACCTCCTGTTCGACGGCGAGAAGATCGGGCTTCGTCCCGAGCCGGTGCGCGGGCTGGCGATGCTGACCATCGCCGCCAAGAAGGCCGGAAACCTCGACCAGACATGGATCCGTCCGTTGCAGGAAGAGGCATTCTCGTTGACGAACGAGGCGGACCGCCGGACGGCGCTGGCTTATGCCGAGAGCAAGGGTGCGGTTCTGGCCGGCAACTGA
- the xth gene encoding exodeoxyribonuclease III produces MLVATWNINGIKARIEVLLAWLNERSPDIVCLQEIKSVDEGFPREAIEALGYHVETHGQKGFNGVALLSKVPPADVSRRLPGDVGDEQSRFIEGVWKVGPRTLRVASLYLPNGNPLGTEKFDYKLRWMARLEAHARHRLDEESDFVLAGDFNVIPEPGDVKFPQAWLGDALYQPESRNAWRRLQHLGLTDALRATTDDAGIYTFWDYQAGAWQKNNGIRIDHLLLSPEAAGRLVSVGIDSHVRGWEKPSDHVPIMVQLAA; encoded by the coding sequence ATGCTGGTCGCCACCTGGAACATCAACGGCATCAAGGCGCGGATCGAGGTTCTTCTCGCCTGGCTGAACGAGCGCTCGCCCGACATCGTCTGCCTTCAGGAGATCAAGAGCGTCGACGAGGGCTTTCCCCGCGAGGCCATCGAGGCGCTCGGCTATCACGTCGAGACGCATGGCCAGAAGGGCTTCAACGGGGTCGCGCTGCTGTCGAAGGTGCCACCGGCGGATGTGTCGCGGCGCCTGCCGGGCGATGTCGGCGACGAGCAATCGCGCTTCATCGAGGGCGTCTGGAAGGTCGGCCCGCGGACCCTGCGCGTTGCCTCCCTCTACCTGCCGAACGGCAATCCCCTCGGCACCGAGAAATTCGACTACAAGCTGCGGTGGATGGCCCGGCTGGAGGCGCATGCGCGCCATCGTCTCGACGAGGAAAGCGATTTCGTCCTCGCCGGCGACTTCAACGTCATCCCAGAGCCGGGGGACGTCAAATTTCCGCAGGCCTGGCTCGGTGACGCCCTGTACCAGCCGGAAAGCCGCAATGCCTGGCGACGCCTCCAGCATCTCGGGCTGACCGACGCACTGCGAGCGACGACCGATGACGCCGGCATCTACACCTTCTGGGACTACCAGGCCGGCGCCTGGCAGAAGAACAACGGCATTCGTATCGACCACCTGCTCCTGTCGCCGGAAGCGGCAGGCCGGCTTGTCTCGGTCGGCATCGACAGCCATGTCCGCGGCTGGGAAAAGCCGTCGGACCACGTGCCGATCATGGTCCAGCTGGCCGCGTAG
- a CDS encoding iron-sulfur cluster assembly accessory protein, whose protein sequence is MSQTIAPTIAVTVSDAAARRIAAIVAKSSGSHGLRISVEGGGCSGFSYKYDLAETAEADDVVIEKDGATVFIDQVSLPYLDGSVVDFVDDLMGQSFQIRNPNAVAACGCGTSFSV, encoded by the coding sequence ATGAGCCAAACGATCGCGCCGACCATCGCCGTCACCGTCTCGGATGCCGCGGCCCGCCGCATCGCGGCGATCGTCGCCAAGAGTTCGGGGAGCCACGGCCTGCGCATCTCGGTCGAGGGCGGCGGATGCTCGGGCTTCTCCTACAAATACGATCTCGCCGAAACCGCCGAGGCGGACGACGTGGTCATCGAGAAGGACGGCGCGACCGTCTTCATCGACCAGGTCTCCCTGCCCTATCTCGACGGATCGGTCGTCGATTTCGTCGATGACCTGATGGGTCAGTCCTTCCAGATCCGCAATCCCAACGCCGTCGCCGCCTGCGGCTGCGGCACGAGCTTTTCGGTCTGA
- a CDS encoding deoxyguanosinetriphosphate triphosphohydrolase, translating to MTDFPGEAIGKGGGGRAVFAVDPERSRGRFSPEADSPTRTPYQRDRDRIVHSTAFRRLKHKTQVFIAYEGDHFRTRLTHTIEVSQIARAFARAFRLDEDLTEAVALVHDFGHTPFGHAGERALDEKMRAFGGFDHNAQALRIVTALERRYAEFDGLNLSWETLEGLVKHNGPLCGPHVPQGGGVPRPILDFDALFPLDLGSFASLEAQCAAISDDIAYDTHDLDDGLRAGLIDIADLAELDLAGEILREVNAAYPRLERPRLIHEIMRRHITRMVEDVIRTTASNLKARAPLSADAVRTEGRALVAFSPAMQAAEAETKRFLFARVYRSTSIMRVMNRAETVVADLFDRYLAEPAEMGGAWSDAMARLGTERRARHVADYLSGMTDSYALGEHRRLFDATPDLR from the coding sequence ATGACGGATTTTCCAGGCGAGGCGATCGGCAAGGGCGGCGGAGGACGCGCCGTCTTCGCCGTCGATCCCGAGCGCTCGCGCGGCCGCTTCTCGCCTGAGGCGGACAGCCCGACGCGCACTCCCTACCAGCGCGACCGCGACCGCATCGTCCACTCCACCGCCTTTCGCCGGCTGAAGCACAAGACGCAGGTCTTCATCGCCTACGAGGGCGATCATTTCCGCACGCGTCTGACACACACGATCGAGGTCTCGCAGATCGCCCGCGCCTTCGCCCGGGCGTTCCGCCTGGACGAGGACCTCACCGAGGCGGTGGCCCTCGTCCACGATTTCGGCCACACACCCTTCGGCCATGCCGGCGAGCGCGCGCTCGACGAGAAGATGCGTGCCTTCGGCGGCTTCGACCACAATGCCCAGGCGCTCCGGATCGTCACGGCGCTGGAGCGCCGCTATGCCGAGTTCGACGGGCTCAATCTATCCTGGGAAACGCTGGAGGGCCTCGTCAAGCACAATGGCCCCTTGTGCGGCCCGCACGTGCCGCAAGGCGGGGGGGTGCCGAGACCGATCCTCGATTTCGACGCGCTCTTTCCCCTGGATCTTGGCAGCTTCGCCAGTCTCGAGGCGCAGTGCGCCGCCATCTCGGACGACATCGCCTATGACACGCACGATCTCGACGACGGGCTCAGGGCCGGGCTGATCGACATCGCCGACCTTGCCGAGCTCGATCTGGCCGGCGAGATCCTGCGCGAGGTGAACGCCGCCTATCCCCGTCTGGAGCGCCCGCGGCTGATCCACGAGATCATGCGGCGGCACATCACCCGCATGGTCGAGGACGTCATTCGCACGACCGCGTCGAACCTCAAGGCGAGGGCGCCTCTCAGCGCCGATGCCGTCCGGACCGAGGGGCGTGCGCTCGTCGCCTTTTCGCCGGCGATGCAGGCGGCGGAGGCCGAGACCAAGCGATTCCTCTTCGCCCGCGTCTACCGCAGCACGTCGATCATGCGCGTGATGAACCGCGCCGAGACCGTCGTCGCCGATCTGTTCGATCGCTACCTTGCCGAGCCGGCCGAGATGGGCGGCGCCTGGAGCGACGCGATGGCGAGGCTCGGCACGGAGAGGCGGGCACGCCATGTCGCCGACTATCTCTCCGGCATGACCGACAGCTATGCCCTTGGCGAGCACCGCCGGCTGTTTGACGCCACCCCGGATTTGCGTTAG
- the argS gene encoding arginine--tRNA ligase: MNIFADFEQRVRTAVEATLAAMAVAGADLSRIAVEPPRDPSHGDLATNAAMVLAKPLQKKPRELAVAIAARLGEDPDIDAVEIAGPGFINLRVSAGFWTRHLGAVLAAGPAYGRGPASGRKVNVEYVSANPTGPMHVGHCRGAVVGDSIANLLAFAGHAVVKEYYVNDAGEQVNVLARSAYLRYREAMGEKIEIPAGLYPGDYLKPVGQALAIRHGDKLLSLDEPEWLPLVKNFAIDAMMMMIRDDLKLLGITHEVFFSERALHAVPEGADASRISLAIEDLRAKGFVYQGALPPPKGQLPEDYEDREQTLLRSTEVGDDMDRPLVKSNGSFTYFAADVAYFADKFARGFDEMVFVLGADHGGYVKRLEAVARAISGGTARSDVVLCQLVKLYRNGEPVKMSKRSGDFVTLAEVVEEVGRDPVRFMMLFRKSDAPLDFDFQKVTEQSKDNPVFYVQYAHARARSVARQAEGEGIVEAQIDAELLSLLADEGEIGLIRKLAEYPRLVLSAAEAKEPHRIAFYLYDVAQTFHAQYNRGRDISGLRFVNRDEPRLTQARLALVRAVATVVASGLQLIGVDAPEEMR, encoded by the coding sequence ATGAACATCTTCGCCGACTTCGAGCAGCGCGTCCGCACAGCGGTCGAGGCGACACTGGCCGCGATGGCCGTCGCCGGCGCCGACCTGTCGCGCATCGCGGTCGAGCCGCCGCGCGATCCGAGCCACGGGGATCTGGCGACGAACGCCGCGATGGTGCTGGCAAAACCCCTGCAGAAGAAGCCGCGGGAACTGGCCGTGGCCATCGCGGCGCGGCTCGGCGAGGATCCCGACATCGATGCCGTCGAGATCGCCGGTCCCGGATTCATCAACCTCAGAGTCTCGGCCGGTTTCTGGACGCGTCATCTCGGGGCCGTTCTGGCAGCCGGCCCGGCCTACGGGCGGGGACCCGCCAGCGGCCGGAAGGTCAATGTCGAATACGTCTCGGCCAACCCGACCGGGCCGATGCATGTCGGACACTGCCGCGGTGCGGTGGTCGGCGACTCCATCGCCAATCTCCTGGCCTTCGCCGGCCATGCCGTCGTCAAGGAATACTACGTCAACGATGCCGGCGAGCAGGTGAACGTCCTCGCGCGCTCGGCTTACCTGCGCTACCGCGAGGCGATGGGGGAGAAGATCGAAATCCCCGCGGGCCTCTACCCCGGCGACTACCTGAAGCCGGTCGGCCAGGCACTGGCGATCCGCCATGGCGACAAGCTTCTCAGCCTGGACGAGCCGGAGTGGCTGCCGCTGGTGAAGAATTTCGCCATCGACGCCATGATGATGATGATCCGCGACGACCTGAAGCTCCTCGGCATCACGCATGAGGTCTTCTTTTCCGAGCGCGCGCTGCACGCTGTGCCGGAGGGCGCCGATGCAAGCCGCATTTCCCTGGCGATCGAGGATCTTCGCGCCAAGGGGTTCGTCTACCAGGGCGCGCTGCCGCCGCCGAAGGGGCAACTGCCGGAAGACTACGAGGACCGCGAGCAGACGCTCCTGCGCTCGACCGAGGTCGGCGACGACATGGATCGGCCGCTGGTCAAGTCGAACGGCAGCTTCACCTATTTCGCCGCCGACGTCGCCTATTTCGCCGACAAGTTCGCACGCGGCTTCGACGAGATGGTGTTCGTGCTCGGGGCCGATCACGGCGGCTATGTGAAGCGGCTCGAGGCCGTGGCCCGGGCGATTTCCGGCGGCACTGCGCGTTCCGACGTCGTCCTCTGCCAGCTGGTGAAGCTCTATCGCAACGGCGAGCCCGTGAAGATGTCGAAACGCTCCGGCGACTTCGTCACTCTCGCCGAGGTGGTCGAAGAGGTCGGGCGCGATCCCGTCCGCTTCATGATGCTGTTTCGCAAGAGCGACGCGCCGCTCGACTTCGACTTCCAGAAGGTCACCGAGCAGTCCAAGGACAACCCGGTGTTCTACGTCCAGTATGCGCACGCAAGAGCCCGTTCCGTGGCGCGTCAGGCGGAAGGCGAGGGCATCGTCGAGGCGCAGATCGATGCCGAGCTGCTGTCGCTTCTCGCCGACGAGGGAGAGATCGGTCTGATCCGCAAGCTCGCCGAGTATCCGCGGCTCGTGCTGTCGGCGGCCGAGGCGAAGGAGCCGCACCGGATCGCCTTCTACCTCTACGACGTCGCCCAGACTTTTCACGCTCAGTACAACCGGGGCCGCGACATCTCGGGTTTGCGATTTGTTAACCGTGATGAGCCAAGGTTGACCCAAGCGAGACTGGCTCTGGTGCGTGCCGTCGCCACTGTTGTCGCGTCCGGACTGCAGCTGATCGGCGTCGATGCTCCGGAGGAAATGCGCTGA